The Terriglobus tenax genome contains a region encoding:
- a CDS encoding S9 family peptidase translates to MLLCILSAVAVAQQGRVYTDADYAAAEQRLSYNVNPLVYHQVNRVTWMKDGRFWYRDVGPDGAQFFLVDAKGTKSPAFDAMKVAASISALLKRPVDAARLQIGSFELTDDGKSAEIGAYGGKFLCQKSDWSCTTLSAPVAGTATARRPPEALSPDGSHAAFIRDWNLWVRDVKSGGETQLTTDGVKDYGYATDNAGWTHSDSPILVWSPDGKKIATFQQDQRKTGDMYLVTTQMGHPKLEQWKYPLPGDKDVTMIERVIIDVPSAKVTRLKMEPDQHRSTNCDDVSCRGGSGWDDVQWAGDGKTLGFVSTSRDHKSATFRIADAETGDVRTVMNETVKTYFESGHAEVDWRYLPKSNELLWFSQRSDWGHLYLYDLKTGALKSQVTSGEWNVYTLAKVDEAKREIYFTGMGREKGDPYFHYLYKIGFEGKGLKLLTPEAADHTISLSKDGKLFVDAYSSATAPTLTVLRDDDGKQIAEIAKADVSRISNWIAPEPIIVKARDGKTDLYGYFYKPANLDASKKYPIIDYIYPGPQTGSCGSRGFAAARGDNQALAQLGFAVVCIDGMGTPWRSKSFQDFWYAQMGDNTLPDQVAGIKELAAKYPWIDLDRVGIWGHSGGGNATADALFAYPDFFKVGIAESGNHDNRLYEDDWGERYQGLLETSADGKTTNYDNQSNTTLAKNLKGKLLLAHGTMDDNVPPYATLIVVDALIKANKDFDLLLIPNAHHGYAENTRYMMRRRWDYFLSNLMGATSPKEYKMSSKPDVF, encoded by the coding sequence ATGTTGTTGTGCATCTTAAGCGCTGTTGCAGTGGCCCAGCAGGGCCGCGTCTATACCGACGCTGATTACGCCGCCGCCGAGCAGCGGCTCAGCTACAACGTCAATCCGCTGGTCTATCACCAGGTCAACCGCGTCACCTGGATGAAAGACGGTCGCTTCTGGTATCGCGATGTCGGTCCCGATGGCGCGCAGTTCTTCCTCGTCGACGCAAAGGGTACGAAGTCTCCCGCGTTCGATGCGATGAAGGTTGCAGCCTCCATCAGCGCGTTGCTCAAGCGCCCTGTAGATGCAGCACGACTGCAGATCGGTTCGTTCGAATTGACCGACGATGGAAAGTCCGCGGAGATCGGCGCCTATGGTGGGAAGTTTCTTTGCCAGAAGAGCGACTGGAGCTGCACCACGCTTTCTGCCCCCGTAGCCGGAACTGCCACTGCGCGCCGCCCTCCGGAAGCCCTGAGCCCCGATGGATCGCATGCTGCCTTCATCCGGGACTGGAACCTGTGGGTGCGCGATGTAAAGTCTGGCGGCGAGACCCAACTCACCACCGACGGCGTGAAGGACTACGGCTACGCCACAGACAACGCTGGATGGACGCACTCGGACAGCCCCATCCTCGTCTGGTCGCCCGATGGCAAAAAGATCGCCACCTTCCAGCAGGACCAGCGCAAAACCGGTGACATGTACCTGGTCACCACGCAGATGGGACACCCGAAGCTGGAGCAGTGGAAGTATCCGCTGCCGGGCGATAAGGATGTCACGATGATCGAACGCGTCATCATCGACGTACCTTCAGCCAAGGTCACGCGTCTGAAGATGGAGCCTGACCAGCATCGCAGCACCAACTGCGACGATGTCAGTTGCCGCGGCGGTTCTGGCTGGGACGATGTGCAATGGGCGGGGGATGGCAAGACACTCGGTTTTGTCTCGACCTCGCGCGATCACAAGTCCGCTACCTTCCGCATTGCAGACGCGGAAACCGGCGATGTCCGCACCGTGATGAATGAGACGGTGAAGACTTACTTTGAAAGCGGACATGCAGAAGTCGACTGGCGCTACCTGCCGAAGTCGAATGAGCTGCTCTGGTTCTCGCAGCGTAGTGACTGGGGCCATCTGTATCTTTACGACCTGAAGACCGGTGCGCTGAAGAGCCAGGTCACCAGCGGCGAGTGGAATGTCTACACGCTGGCGAAGGTGGATGAAGCCAAGCGCGAGATCTACTTCACCGGCATGGGCCGCGAGAAGGGCGACCCGTACTTCCACTATCTCTACAAGATTGGCTTCGAGGGCAAGGGGCTGAAGCTGCTGACACCGGAGGCGGCGGACCACACCATCTCACTGTCGAAGGATGGAAAGCTCTTTGTTGATGCCTACTCCTCGGCCACCGCGCCCACCCTCACCGTGCTGCGCGATGACGATGGCAAGCAGATCGCGGAGATCGCAAAGGCCGATGTCTCCAGGATTTCGAACTGGATCGCTCCTGAGCCAATCATCGTGAAGGCGCGCGATGGCAAGACGGATCTTTACGGCTACTTCTACAAGCCCGCAAATCTGGACGCCTCGAAGAAGTACCCGATTATTGACTACATCTATCCCGGCCCCCAGACGGGTTCCTGCGGAAGCCGTGGCTTTGCCGCGGCGCGTGGCGATAACCAGGCGCTGGCGCAGCTTGGGTTTGCGGTGGTCTGCATTGACGGCATGGGAACGCCGTGGCGCTCCAAGAGCTTCCAGGATTTCTGGTACGCGCAGATGGGTGACAACACGCTGCCTGACCAGGTAGCGGGCATCAAAGAGCTGGCCGCGAAGTATCCATGGATCGATCTTGACCGCGTCGGCATCTGGGGCCACTCCGGTGGAGGCAATGCCACGGCGGATGCGCTGTTTGCTTACCCTGATTTCTTCAAGGTAGGCATTGCAGAAAGCGGCAATCACGACAATCGCCTGTACGAAGATGACTGGGGTGAGCGCTACCAGGGACTGCTGGAAACCAGCGCCGACGGCAAGACGACGAACTACGACAACCAGTCCAACACCACCCTTGCAAAGAACCTGAAAGGCAAGTTGCTGCTGGCACACGGAACGATGGATGACAATGTTCCGCCATACGCAACATTGATAGTGGTTGATGCGCTGATCAAGGCCAACAAGGACTTTGACCTGTTGCTCATCCCCAATGCGCATCACGGTTATGCCGAGAACACGCGCTATATGATGCGCCGCCGTTGGGACTACTTCCTGAGCAACCTGATGGGGGCTACATCGCCGAAGGAGTACAAGATGAGTTCGAAGCCGGACGTCTTCTAA
- a CDS encoding RNA methyltransferase, with protein sequence MLTPEQKANLVVVLAGARNPLNIGAAARAMSNFGFRTLRIVTEFPLPVTEAKSAVDAAEVMQQATVHTSFAEAVADCSVIYGTTAVGDRRLEHSVEPLPQAGQAIHASLSSGNRAAIVFGSEKTGMTNEQISFCSGLLTIPMEVHGTSMNLGQSVAVCLWELVREQAQGKPLQEEDALADSGSVDRFEATLREGLTATGYEAKFPANCNPEMTRRLVRRLRLTKKDAEIWTGIWRQVLWKLRQ encoded by the coding sequence GTGCTTACACCGGAACAAAAGGCCAATCTCGTCGTCGTTCTGGCCGGCGCGCGCAATCCGCTGAACATCGGCGCAGCGGCGCGCGCCATGTCGAACTTCGGCTTCCGCACGCTGCGCATCGTCACTGAATTTCCCCTGCCGGTCACCGAGGCTAAAAGCGCGGTGGACGCAGCCGAGGTCATGCAGCAGGCCACCGTCCACACCAGCTTTGCCGAGGCCGTCGCCGACTGCAGCGTGATCTACGGCACCACGGCCGTCGGAGATCGCCGGCTTGAGCATTCCGTGGAGCCGTTGCCGCAGGCCGGGCAAGCGATTCATGCCTCGCTGAGCAGCGGCAACCGCGCCGCCATCGTCTTCGGCAGCGAGAAGACCGGCATGACTAACGAGCAGATCAGCTTCTGCAGCGGCCTGCTCACCATTCCGATGGAGGTACACGGCACCTCCATGAACCTGGGACAGTCTGTGGCCGTATGTCTGTGGGAGCTGGTGAGAGAACAGGCTCAGGGGAAGCCGTTGCAGGAAGAGGACGCGCTTGCCGACAGCGGAAGCGTCGATCGCTTTGAAGCGACCCTGCGCGAGGGCCTGACGGCCACCGGCTACGAGGCGAAGTTTCCCGCCAACTGCAACCCGGAGATGACCCGTCGCCTGGTCCGCCGCTTGCGTCTTACGAAAAAGGACGCGGAGATATGGACCGGCATCTGGCGGCAGGTGCTTTGGAAGCTACGCCAGTAA
- a CDS encoding SIR2 family NAD-dependent protein deacylase, whose translation MSGLGLLPTDRLFVLTGAGISAESGLATFRGSGGLWNGYRVEQVATPEAWQADPALVWNFYSMRRRDALASEPNAAHRALATMEKQMGDRFYLCTQNVDDLHERGGSLRVHHMHGSLFESRCERCEVPFADRGFYEDGNTLPTCKDCGAAVRPHIVWFGEIPLAMEEIYAKLAASTHVLVVGTSGSVYPAAGFVQIANQRGLKTIYVGPEEPLNAGAFDDIRLGTATEILSGCLDG comes from the coding sequence ATGAGCGGACTTGGGTTATTGCCGACGGATCGCCTGTTTGTACTGACCGGCGCGGGTATCTCCGCCGAGAGCGGGTTGGCCACCTTTCGCGGCAGCGGAGGACTGTGGAATGGCTATCGCGTGGAGCAGGTCGCGACGCCCGAGGCATGGCAGGCTGATCCCGCACTGGTATGGAACTTTTACTCCATGCGACGTCGCGATGCCCTGGCCTCCGAGCCGAATGCGGCGCACCGCGCTCTCGCCACGATGGAAAAGCAAATGGGAGACCGCTTCTACCTGTGTACGCAGAATGTGGATGACCTGCACGAACGCGGCGGATCGCTGCGTGTCCACCACATGCATGGTTCGTTGTTTGAGTCGCGGTGTGAGCGGTGCGAGGTACCTTTTGCCGACAGGGGTTTTTACGAAGACGGCAATACCTTGCCCACCTGCAAGGACTGCGGCGCTGCCGTGCGTCCGCACATTGTGTGGTTCGGCGAAATTCCGTTGGCGATGGAAGAAATTTACGCAAAGCTGGCCGCGTCCACGCACGTGCTGGTGGTGGGGACCTCGGGTTCGGTGTATCCGGCGGCAGGGTTTGTGCAGATTGCCAACCAGCGCGGGTTGAAGACGATCTACGTGGGGCCGGAAGAGCCGCTGAACGCCGGAGCATTTGACGATATCCGGCTAGGGACGGCGACGGAGATCCTTTCTGGTTGTCTGGATGGCTAG
- the dnaG gene encoding DNA primase, with translation MADDFAQLVKQQADIVKIVEEYVRLRKSGAQNYSGLCPFHKEKSPSFSVNSVHGYFYCFGCHEKGDVFTFVMKLENVSFPEALRIVAQKSGVPLPKRDFNSPEEAREAGLRRQLIDIHEAATQYFQAALNSPMAARAREYMSGRGITPETVQKFRIGFAPDDFNHMRDELKKHFSDEVLRTSGLFTSKEQNEQGQPSGNLYARFRNRITFPICNEQGKVIAFTARALQTDEKTPKYLNSPETPLYTKGQVLFNLDKAKAAIRAQDYALLVEGQMDCISVFMAGIPPVLATSGTAFTEAQVRLLSRFTKRVVVNFDPDTAGATAAEKSIALLTEEDFEVKVVTLEGGMDPDRFVREQGIQAYGAALRGARRHSDYLIDRARTLFPPRTPEAKVKAVNFLLPHIRRVPSAIQRDAFITDAAQKLGIDSGILRQEMKQAAANRLGSVRQSTPLVSETERLVLRALVQPEGSDARRVVSEALAVHPEWYDGLSTAGLMEQLANAPVPENPLEAAPDPQQAAILATVLAETHTEEDHLATQIQGALHTLQRRGLEKRQRELRLMVAEADRRGDTAMVTRLTEELMAITRQLREL, from the coding sequence GTGGCCGACGACTTCGCACAACTCGTCAAGCAGCAGGCAGACATCGTCAAGATCGTCGAGGAGTATGTGCGCCTGCGTAAATCCGGAGCGCAGAACTACTCCGGACTGTGCCCGTTTCACAAGGAGAAGTCGCCCTCGTTCAGCGTGAACTCCGTGCATGGCTATTTCTACTGCTTTGGCTGCCATGAAAAGGGCGATGTCTTTACCTTCGTCATGAAGCTGGAGAATGTCAGCTTTCCGGAGGCGCTGCGCATCGTCGCGCAGAAGAGCGGTGTACCGCTTCCGAAGCGTGACTTCAACTCTCCGGAAGAGGCGCGCGAGGCCGGGCTGCGGCGGCAGTTGATTGATATCCACGAAGCCGCGACACAGTATTTCCAGGCCGCGCTGAACTCGCCCATGGCGGCGCGCGCGCGCGAGTATATGAGCGGCCGCGGCATTACTCCGGAGACAGTGCAGAAGTTCCGCATCGGCTTTGCGCCGGACGACTTCAACCACATGCGCGATGAGCTGAAGAAGCACTTCAGCGACGAGGTACTGCGCACCAGCGGCCTGTTCACCAGCAAGGAGCAGAACGAGCAGGGGCAGCCCAGCGGCAACCTGTATGCACGCTTCCGCAACCGCATCACCTTCCCCATCTGCAATGAGCAGGGCAAGGTCATCGCCTTTACGGCACGGGCCCTGCAGACCGATGAAAAGACGCCGAAGTATCTGAACTCGCCGGAGACGCCGCTCTATACCAAGGGCCAGGTGCTGTTCAACCTGGACAAGGCCAAGGCCGCGATCCGCGCGCAGGATTACGCCCTGCTGGTGGAAGGCCAGATGGATTGCATCTCCGTCTTCATGGCCGGCATCCCGCCAGTGCTGGCCACCAGTGGAACCGCGTTTACTGAGGCGCAGGTGCGGCTGCTCTCACGCTTCACCAAGCGTGTGGTGGTTAACTTTGACCCTGATACCGCAGGCGCTACGGCCGCGGAGAAATCCATTGCCCTGCTGACCGAAGAAGACTTCGAAGTGAAGGTCGTCACACTGGAAGGCGGCATGGACCCCGACCGCTTTGTACGCGAACAAGGCATCCAGGCCTACGGCGCGGCACTGCGCGGAGCACGGCGGCACTCGGACTACCTGATTGATCGCGCACGCACGCTCTTCCCGCCACGTACGCCGGAGGCCAAGGTGAAGGCGGTGAACTTCCTTCTACCGCATATCCGCCGTGTCCCTTCGGCGATTCAGCGCGATGCCTTCATCACGGACGCCGCACAGAAGCTTGGCATCGACTCCGGCATTCTGCGGCAGGAGATGAAGCAGGCCGCCGCAAACCGCCTTGGCTCGGTGCGGCAGAGCACGCCGCTGGTCTCTGAGACCGAACGCCTGGTGCTACGCGCACTCGTGCAGCCTGAGGGCTCTGACGCTCGCCGCGTGGTAAGCGAAGCCCTTGCCGTCCACCCTGAGTGGTATGACGGTCTCTCCACCGCCGGGTTGATGGAGCAGCTGGCCAATGCGCCCGTGCCGGAAAACCCTCTGGAGGCCGCGCCAGACCCGCAGCAGGCGGCCATACTGGCCACGGTGCTGGCCGAGACACACACCGAAGAGGATCACCTGGCCACGCAGATCCAGGGAGCACTGCACACCCTTCAGCGGCGCGGCCTGGAAAAGCGCCAGCGCGAACTGCGCCTGATGGTGGCCGAAGCGGACCGCCGTGGGGATACGGCGATGGTCACCAGGCTGACAGAAGAACTAATGGCTATCACCCGCCAGTTACGAGAGTTATAA
- a CDS encoding glycosyltransferase, protein MRILHLIASLDLHGGGPAEVVRLQGKAQAAMGHCVEAASADGEAVDVSSFSFPVHRLGPGNGYAYSRRLAKWLKQNRSRFDVVLVHGLWQYPQQAAYTLLRGHVPYFVYTHGMLDPWFNQSFRMKHMKKLIYWHCIGRRALDAAAAVLFTTDEELLRSSRSFFPYHWQAIVSPLGVEGPQSSVDATEMYAKWPQLRDREYLLFFGRLHVKKGCDLLLKAFARSEAHTGRILVMAGPGELSYEQELQKLATSLGISKRVVWAGMVQGEQKWAMLQQADAFILPSHQENFAMAAVEAMCCGTPVLLSEQVQIQRDVVREGAGFAEPDTLEGTTRLLNRWRMLSDQDRTAMRLSARKAYTALYTVDSATAHLMQQMAAVLRRQQRQATEITPIGPSNAVRQSGT, encoded by the coding sequence GTGCGCATTCTTCATCTGATTGCCTCGCTCGATTTACATGGCGGTGGCCCCGCCGAAGTGGTACGTCTGCAGGGAAAGGCGCAGGCTGCGATGGGGCATTGCGTTGAGGCAGCAAGCGCAGACGGCGAAGCGGTGGATGTCTCTTCCTTCTCGTTCCCGGTTCACCGGTTGGGACCAGGTAATGGATATGCGTATTCACGCCGCCTGGCAAAGTGGCTGAAGCAGAACCGTTCCCGCTTTGACGTAGTGCTGGTGCATGGGCTTTGGCAGTATCCACAACAGGCAGCGTACACACTGCTGCGTGGCCATGTGCCGTACTTCGTGTATACCCACGGCATGCTGGATCCCTGGTTCAACCAGAGCTTCCGCATGAAGCATATGAAGAAGCTGATCTACTGGCACTGCATTGGCCGCCGCGCATTGGATGCAGCCGCAGCGGTGTTGTTCACCACCGACGAAGAGCTTCTTCGGTCGTCGCGGTCTTTCTTTCCGTATCACTGGCAGGCGATCGTCTCCCCATTGGGCGTGGAAGGACCTCAAAGCTCGGTGGATGCAACGGAGATGTATGCGAAATGGCCTCAACTTAGAGATCGCGAGTACCTTTTGTTTTTCGGCAGACTGCATGTCAAAAAGGGATGCGACCTATTGCTGAAGGCCTTTGCGCGCTCTGAAGCACATACGGGCCGGATACTGGTGATGGCTGGCCCAGGCGAACTGTCGTATGAACAGGAGTTGCAAAAGCTTGCAACCAGTCTCGGCATAAGCAAACGCGTGGTGTGGGCGGGCATGGTGCAGGGAGAACAGAAGTGGGCCATGCTGCAACAGGCAGACGCCTTCATTCTTCCGTCGCACCAGGAAAATTTTGCCATGGCAGCCGTAGAAGCCATGTGCTGCGGCACACCCGTGCTGCTGAGTGAGCAGGTGCAAATTCAGCGGGACGTTGTGCGCGAAGGCGCTGGTTTCGCCGAGCCCGATACGCTGGAAGGCACTACAAGGCTGCTGAATCGCTGGCGGATGTTATCGGACCAGGACCGTACCGCAATGCGGCTGTCCGCTCGCAAAGCTTATACGGCTCTGTACACGGTGGACTCCGCGACCGCACACCTGATGCAGCAGATGGCGGCCGTTCTGCGCAGACAACAACGGCAGGCTACCGAGATCACTCCCATTGGCCCTTCAAATGCTGTTCGACAAAGCGGAACGTAA
- a CDS encoding DUF4118 domain-containing protein: MHKLRLPNPYPLPFRYGLALAAAMVSIGLNALLVRHGIRMESAWMLSAVTVSAWFGGMGCGLLATLLCLLAQIFLRYPVGSMRVAGVSEWNGLAAFLTNALLISLLFRTYYRYRAWRRVSPVAITGGYWWRYDTSGESVELSSPEFPHITVTRTFPDWLRQVARNDRERVEDAVRAAVTTGHLDVQFHVVLPQGDIRLVEMRGVRPEGGEQGLMAVCLEMGASTPDPQAFLR; encoded by the coding sequence ATGCATAAGCTCCGGCTTCCCAACCCTTATCCTCTTCCCTTTCGCTACGGCCTTGCTCTGGCCGCGGCAATGGTGTCGATCGGGTTGAACGCTCTTCTGGTCCGCCACGGAATTCGCATGGAGTCGGCATGGATGCTGTCCGCCGTCACCGTCTCCGCCTGGTTTGGCGGCATGGGGTGCGGCCTGCTTGCAACGCTGCTGTGTCTGCTGGCACAAATTTTTCTTCGCTATCCGGTGGGATCAATGCGGGTTGCCGGCGTGTCCGAATGGAACGGCCTGGCAGCCTTCCTGACCAACGCTTTGCTGATCTCGCTGCTCTTCCGCACGTATTACCGCTACCGCGCCTGGCGCAGGGTCTCTCCGGTGGCGATTACAGGCGGCTACTGGTGGAGGTATGACACGAGCGGCGAGAGCGTGGAGCTCAGCTCCCCGGAGTTTCCGCATATCACCGTGACGCGCACCTTTCCTGACTGGCTGCGCCAGGTCGCCCGCAATGATCGCGAACGGGTGGAGGATGCGGTGCGTGCGGCGGTGACGACCGGTCACCTGGATGTACAGTTCCACGTGGTGCTGCCGCAGGGCGACATCCGGCTGGTGGAAATGCGCGGAGTGCGTCCGGAGGGCGGGGAACAGGGTCTGATGGCGGTCTGCCTGGAGATGGGAGCGTCCACTCCCGATCCCCAGGCCTTCCTGCGATAG
- a CDS encoding cold-shock protein, which translates to MEQGTVKWFNDAKGFGFLSRDNGEDVFVHHTAIQANGFRSLAEGQRVQFNVVKGPKGFQAENVQAI; encoded by the coding sequence ATGGAACAGGGAACAGTTAAGTGGTTCAACGACGCTAAGGGTTTTGGATTTCTGAGCCGCGACAACGGTGAGGACGTATTCGTCCACCACACCGCGATCCAGGCCAACGGCTTCCGCTCGCTCGCCGAGGGTCAGCGCGTTCAGTTCAACGTGGTCAAGGGACCGAAGGGCTTCCAGGCCGAGAACGTCCAGGCCATCTAA
- a CDS encoding TonB-dependent receptor: protein MTRHLAVPLLTLALAPLSSLAQAAPCTNLTGVVADATAAVIPGAAITLDGSVTRTSGQDGRFVLPCVARGSHQLAISYSGFATVTVQVTAPHAGDLSVRLVAADQTTVTVNADDNEMQVQSPGGANGLTIAGNQLQALADDPDDLLRQLQQMAAAAGGSPSRTTISVDGFQDDAKLPPKSSIAFINVSPDLFSAEYREPPFGGGRVEVYTKPGAKNFHGALYTTNSSSWMNARNPFTVTSGTTGKQRYGFDLSGPVRKQGSNFSLSLEHRNIDEIAVVNAVTLSSTGDAVPTRYSVPRPQALWNSNARVDWQMGPKNIAFITYAANANNTENAGVGGSSLLEAGYGDRFLDQYLRFSNVTTINSRLMHEARVGWEHFDETFTANSIAPSIQVSGYFTGGGASTGNTINHRNRIEYGDDIIATLKRHTIKTGFHLFYIWRNSNIYNGFNGSYTFTSAQSYLAGNASLYSNVSGNPNVRVGQVRFDAFYQDDMKLRDNLTVSFGLRYFMESDPATYRNFAPRAGLSWSPDKKKTWQIKTHAGVFNGQYSADELQELYRQDGTNRVTSLIYNPVYGSPFNGTTPIHSKRTLAPNLTPGTYLMGDFSVSKDLPGGFNINADLIFARFMTYARTVNINQPLDNNPYGVRPITPNLNILQVQYDGTGRGHGEFFGLSNFKSKRGGFFLGALHLNLRDDTNDGTFFQPQSAYTDAGEQVRRDNQGLWQVFGNTSFNLPGKFTLSGNIYGQGGQPFNVTTGSDNNGDGNFNDRPQYAAPGAVANGTTVFQTPFGLLTNAGSIVNGIPLRPIRRNIADLPWNIHLDANLQRTIKLTHNQKADHPQTLTVNLRSANFINHTNVTGEGSVLGSPQFLVPNAADTARRIEFGLRYNF from the coding sequence ATGACGCGACACCTCGCTGTGCCATTGCTCACTCTTGCGCTCGCTCCACTTTCTTCGTTGGCGCAGGCGGCGCCATGCACCAATCTGACCGGTGTCGTAGCTGATGCGACGGCGGCGGTGATTCCCGGTGCAGCCATTACGCTGGACGGTTCCGTGACCCGCACCAGTGGGCAGGATGGCCGGTTCGTGCTGCCCTGCGTGGCGCGCGGAAGCCATCAGCTCGCCATCTCCTACAGCGGATTTGCGACAGTCACCGTGCAGGTAACGGCACCGCATGCGGGCGACCTGAGCGTACGTCTTGTTGCCGCCGACCAGACCACCGTGACCGTGAATGCCGATGACAATGAAATGCAGGTCCAGTCTCCGGGCGGAGCCAACGGTCTGACGATCGCCGGGAATCAGTTGCAGGCGCTTGCGGACGATCCGGATGACCTGTTGCGCCAGCTTCAGCAGATGGCTGCCGCCGCGGGCGGAAGTCCGTCCCGCACGACGATCTCGGTCGATGGCTTCCAGGACGACGCCAAGCTGCCGCCGAAAAGCTCGATTGCGTTCATCAATGTCAGCCCCGATCTCTTCTCCGCCGAGTACCGCGAGCCTCCATTCGGTGGTGGCCGCGTAGAGGTCTACACCAAGCCCGGCGCCAAGAACTTCCACGGAGCGCTTTACACCACCAACTCCAGTTCCTGGATGAATGCCCGTAATCCGTTCACCGTGACCAGCGGAACCACCGGCAAGCAGCGGTATGGCTTTGACCTTTCGGGCCCGGTCCGCAAGCAGGGCTCCAATTTCTCTCTCTCGCTGGAGCATCGCAACATTGACGAGATTGCGGTCGTGAACGCCGTAACACTCTCCTCGACCGGAGACGCGGTCCCGACGCGTTACAGCGTTCCGCGGCCTCAGGCGCTGTGGAACAGCAACGCCCGCGTGGATTGGCAGATGGGTCCGAAGAACATTGCGTTCATCACCTACGCCGCCAATGCGAACAACACGGAGAACGCGGGTGTTGGTGGCTCCAGCCTGCTGGAGGCCGGATATGGTGACCGCTTTCTGGACCAGTACCTTCGCTTCAGCAACGTCACCACCATCAATTCGCGGCTAATGCATGAGGCCCGGGTGGGCTGGGAGCACTTTGACGAGACCTTTACGGCCAACAGCATAGCGCCCTCCATCCAGGTTTCCGGTTACTTTACCGGCGGCGGGGCCAGTACGGGCAATACCATCAATCACCGCAACCGCATTGAGTATGGGGATGACATCATCGCCACGCTGAAGCGCCACACCATCAAGACGGGCTTCCATCTTTTCTACATCTGGCGGAACAGCAACATCTACAACGGCTTCAACGGCAGCTACACCTTCACTAGTGCGCAGAGCTATCTTGCGGGCAACGCTTCGCTGTACAGCAACGTAAGCGGCAACCCCAATGTCCGCGTCGGCCAGGTGCGTTTCGATGCCTTCTACCAGGATGATATGAAGCTGCGCGACAACCTGACCGTCTCCTTTGGCCTGCGCTACTTTATGGAGTCCGACCCGGCCACGTACCGTAACTTCGCTCCGCGTGCGGGGCTCAGCTGGTCGCCAGACAAGAAGAAGACCTGGCAGATCAAGACGCATGCCGGTGTCTTCAACGGCCAGTACAGCGCCGATGAGTTGCAGGAGCTGTACCGGCAGGACGGCACCAACCGCGTCACCAGCCTGATCTATAACCCGGTCTACGGATCGCCCTTCAACGGCACAACGCCCATTCACTCCAAGCGCACGCTGGCTCCGAACCTGACTCCCGGCACCTACCTGATGGGCGACTTCTCCGTTTCGAAGGACCTGCCCGGCGGTTTCAATATCAATGCGGACCTGATCTTTGCGCGTTTTATGACCTATGCCCGCACGGTCAACATCAACCAGCCGCTCGATAACAACCCGTACGGTGTGCGTCCCATTACTCCTAACCTGAACATTCTGCAGGTGCAATACGATGGCACCGGACGCGGTCACGGCGAGTTCTTTGGTCTGAGCAACTTCAAGAGCAAGCGTGGCGGCTTCTTTCTGGGCGCTCTGCACCTGAACCTGCGCGACGACACCAACGACGGTACCTTCTTCCAGCCGCAGAGTGCCTACACCGATGCCGGGGAGCAGGTGCGGCGCGACAACCAGGGCCTCTGGCAGGTCTTCGGCAACACCAGCTTCAATCTGCCGGGCAAGTTCACCCTCTCCGGGAATATTTATGGCCAGGGCGGCCAGCCTTTCAATGTAACCACCGGCAGTGACAACAACGGCGACGGCAACTTCAATGACCGTCCGCAGTATGCCGCGCCAGGCGCGGTCGCCAACGGCACCACAGTCTTCCAGACGCCCTTCGGCCTGCTGACCAATGCCGGGTCGATCGTGAACGGTATTCCTCTGCGTCCTATCCGCCGCAATATTGCAGATCTGCCCTGGAACATCCACCTGGACGCCAATCTGCAGCGCACCATCAAGCTGACCCACAACCAGAAAGCCGATCACCCTCAAACACTTACGGTCAACCTGAGATCGGCCAACTTCATCAACCATACCAACGTCACCGGGGAGGGCAGTGTCCTGGGGTCGCCGCAGTTCCTGGTTCCCAATGCGGCTGATACAGCCCGCCGCATTGAATTTGGTCTTCGGTACAACTTTTAG